A part of Bacillus rossius redtenbacheri isolate Brsri chromosome 1, Brsri_v3, whole genome shotgun sequence genomic DNA contains:
- the LOC134528950 gene encoding glucose dehydrogenase [FAD, quinone]-like, producing the protein MLEAVALLTAAVVAAGGQPWALPALDDDVYDFVVVGAGSAGSVVGSRLSENPRWKVAVLEAGGEEPRWTDVPGFQDLGVGSDADWRYRSRPQRRSCPRGCPVPAGKCLGGSSTMGDMLYSRGTPWDFDRWRASGNYGWGYSDVRCYFDRSLRSFPKVDVEMSETLENLPYVDENVTILFKAFLELGFVNISSVEPEEGVGIAKTMYRNGNRVSSHKAFLKPVLECRSNLRLIAYATVTRVLVDSSRMLVYGVEYATRTGNIRKLFANREVILCAGAIGSPKILMLSGIGPREVLEPLNIPVIQELMVGTNLQDHVTFNGFLIFLNGTAQMPSPEERYRYLIEYLWTRNGPFVGTGPLQLVAYINSRLVSAHPFVNIPDIFFRFVPDNRKGDPCCFYKRIYVRPTVLRPRSKGRVLINSTDPFQPPVIVLNYLEHELDELLLLEGTYFIQEFLMKSGTLRRAGYVPQWEIIEECQHLKPHTRTYWRCMIRATTASGYNVVGTCSMGPPSDSFSVVDPQLQVYGLLNLRVADASVMPHAVTGGTGASCLMIGEKASDLIKYKWLSGNFYGVFSQ; encoded by the coding sequence ATGCTGGAGGCAGTCGCGCTGCTGACTGCGGCTGTGGTCGCCGCGGGCGGGCAGCCGTGGGCGCTCCCGGCGCTGGACGACGACGTGTACGACTTCGTGGTGGTCGGCGCCGGGTCGGCGGGCAGCGTGGTGGGCAGCCGGCTGTCGGAGAACCCTCGCTGGAAGGTGGCGGTGCTGGAGGCCGGGGGAGAGGAGCCCCGCTGGACGGACGTCCCTGGCTTCCAGGACCTCGGCGTGGGCAGCGACGCCGACTGGCGCTACAGGAGCCGGCCGCAGCGGCGGTCCTGCCCGCGAGGATGCCCGGTGCCCGCGGGGAAGTGCCTCGGGGGCTCCAGCACCATGGGGGACATGCTCTACTCCCGGGGGACTCCCTGGGACTTCGACCGCTGGCGGGCCTCTGGGAACTACGGCTGGGGGTACAGCGACGTGCGCTGCTACTTCGATAGGTCCCTACGAAGCTTTCCCAAAGTCGATGTGGAAATGTCCGAAACTTTAGAAAATCTTCCGTACGTGGACGAGAATGTCACGATTCTTTTCAAGGCTTTCTTGGAGTTGGGCTTCGTAAACATCAGCTCTGTCGAGCCCGAAGAAGGTGTGGGCATTGCCAAGACAATGTACAGAAACGGCAACCGCGTAAGTTCGCATAAAGCTTTCTTGAAGCCGGTGCTAGAGTGCCGGTCGAATCTACGGTTGATTGCCTACGCTACGGTGACGCGGGTTCTTGTGGACTCAAGTCGAATGTTGGTGTACGGTGTTGAGTATGCTACACGGACGGGAAATATACGCAAACTGTTTGCTAACAGAGAAGTTATTTTGTGCGCCGGTGCTATCGGTTCCCCGAAGATACTTATGCTGTCAGGTATCGGTCCTCGGGAAGTTTTAGAACCCCTTAACATCCCTGTCATCCAAGAACTGATGGTCGGCACCAACTTGCAAGACCACGTAACTTTTAATGGTTTTCTGATATTCCTTAATGGAACTGCCCAAATGCCAAGTCCTGAAGAGAGGTACCGTTACTTGATCGAGTATTTATGGACCAGAAATGGCCCGTTTGTTGGAACGGGCCCACTTCAACTGGTTGCATACATAAACTCTAGACTTGTCAGCGCCCATCCGTTTGTTAACATTCCAGACATTTTCTTCCGCTTCGTTCCAGATAATCGCAAGGGAGACCCATGCTGTTTCTACAAAAGAATTTACGTTCGACCTACTGTACTACGACCCCGTAGCAAGGGTAGGGTGTTGATCAACAGCACAGACCCTTTCCAGCCTCCAGTGATTGTACTGAACTACTTGGAACACGAGCTCGATGAACTCCTCCTCCTGGAAGGCACGTACTTCATTCAGGAGTTTTTGATGAAATCTGGTACCCTGAGACGTGCTGGGTATGTGCCACAGTGGGAGATAATCGAGGAATGCCAGCACCTGAAGCCGCACACACGCACGTACTGGCGGTGCATGATCAGGGCAACCACTGCCAGTGGGTACAACGTCGTGGGCACTTGTTCCATGGGACCACCTTCCGATTCGTTTTCCGTGGTGGATCCCCAGCTGCAAGTCTACGGCCTGTTGAACCTGAGGGTGGCCGATGCATCTGTCATGCCGCACGCTGTGACAGGGGGGACCGGCGCTTCGTGTCTCATGATTGGAGAAAAAGCTTCAGACCTTATCAAATACAAGTGGCTTTCAGGCAACTTTTATGGCGTGTTTTCACAGTGA